Sequence from the Deinococcus radiotolerans genome:
CCACGGCAGGTAGATACCCAGGGTGACGAGCGTCAGGGCCACGTTCACAATCCACAGCCGGAAGTACTCACCGGCCGTCCCCGTGAAACGCAGGTCATGCCGGGTGACGTCCGGCACTGCGAGGGCCACCGCCGACGTCATGACCGGAGGCAGATCATGACGGCCCGGGGGGCGAGGGTCAGCCAGAGAAGGATCACTCACGACCTCATGGTAGAGGCAAGACCTGCCCGGGCAGGCCACATTTCAGCATAGGGGCTGCCCGGTTAAGGACTGGGCTCTGAGCGGGGGCGTCCGTGCGCAGGGACAGAGGCAGGCTGCGATGAGGCTGGTCACCTCGGCGTATTCCTGCGCCACTGTCAGGTCTGAGCCCATCCTCAGGCTGTTCACAGCTGAATCTGCTGCCCTGTTCAGATGGAGAAGGCTGTCGATCTTCAAGCTGGCTCAGTGTGGTCCGCCGCGGAGCAGACGACAGGGAGGTGCGCCGGGCGCGCACCTCCCTGCACGGGCTGCTGGCGGTTACCAGCGGCTGCCGCCACGGGCCGCCATGGGGGCGGGCGCGGCGTTCGTGACCATGACGTTCTTGGCCTGGGGGCCCTTGCTGCCCTGACCGGCCTCGACTTCAAACTCGACTTCGTCACCCTCGTTCAGCTTGCGGAACCCGCCGCTCTGGATGGCGCTGTAATGCACGAACACGTCCGGATTGCCGGGATGCTCAATGAAGCCGTACCCCTTCTCGACATTGAACCACTTCACACGACCTTGAGCCATAACTCTCCTTGCATCCCAAAGGCAATCCAGCCAGGTGCAGTCCATTGGAACTGAACCTCTGTCAGGGGTGGTATCGCGTTGAGACTCGCGAAGTATCGCACGGCGCCCCCGTGTCATGTGCAGAACATGAGCAACGTGCTGATAGAGGAGAGGCGCTCAGACGAATGCACGGTCTGCCTCGCGGACTAGGCCAGAACTGGACAGGTGTTCCGGTCCCGCTCACCCCCGGATGCCGTCAGTTTCCGCGTTCCCCCATGTGGGCGATGCGCCCCGGACGGACCGCATGAGCGGACCGGCGCGTGGGGGGCATGCTACCCTGGCAGCAATTCAACTGATTCACGGTGTCCCGCGCTCTCACGGCCCGCCCGGCGGGAGGTTGACATCACCGTGACCGCCCCTGGAGGACTCATGCCGCTCTACGCCCTGGACGGGCATCACCCCGACATTCACCCCACCGCCTTCATCGCGCCCAGCGCTGACCTGATCGGCCAGGTGACGGTCAGCGCTTCCGCCAGCGTGTGGTTCGGGGCTGTGCTCCGCGGCGACCTGGAACCCATCACCGTCGGACCCGGCTGCAACGTCCAGGACGGCGCGGTCCTGCACACCGACGCCGGGTGGCCCTGCATCCTGGAAGACCACGTGACCGTCGGTCACCGCGCCATCGTGCACGGCGCCACCTGTGGGCCCGGCAGTCTGGTGGGCATGGGGGCCGTCATGCTCAGCGGCAGCAGCCTCGGCGCGGGCGCCGTGCTGGGCGCAGGTGCCGTCCTGCCCGAGGGCTCACACGTGCCCGACGGGATGCTGGCCGTGGGCGTCCCCGCGCGCGTGGTGCGACCCGCACCCAGCGGCGGGAACGCGCAGCGGTACGTGCTGAACGCGCAAAGGTACCGCGCGGGCTTGCAGGCCCTGCCAGATGCTGGCGGGCTGCGCCCGGCCGAACCGTCCGAAGAATGCGCCATCTGACCCTTACGCCCCAGCGGAGCGACGAATGACTGAACCCAGCGGAACCCCCCTTGATCCGCTCAATCCCCCTCCAGCGGCGCCGGAGGACACCGAACTGGCCGACATGGTGCAGGACCTGCAGCCCATGTTCCCGAACGCCGCGCCGTTCCTGGCGCGCTTTCTGCCAGAAGCGGCCCCGACACACGCCGGCCTGAGTCATCAGTTCTGCGACCTGCACGGGTTCCTGAAATTCCTGCACGAGCAGAGCTGGTACGGGTACCTGCACGCCGTGCTGGGTGAACAGCAGGCGTTCGTGCTGCTGTTCGAGGGCCGGACGGTCACCGCCGCGGCCGCCAGTGTGACCGGCGAGCAGGCGCTGGGTGAACTGCTCAGCCTGTACGAGCAGGGCGCGCAACTGAGCGCTCATCCCCTGCCCGCGCAACTGGCGCACGTGCTGAGCGGCATCGGGTCCCGAGCCTGGAAGTTCAACCTCACCGAGGACTTCACCGGCCTGCACGCCCGACCGGGCGGCGCGATCTTCTACGTGAAAGGGGAGATCACGGCAACCATGCCCGCCACCCTCCCGTACGAGGGGGCCTTCCCGGCGCCCCTGCGCCCCCAGACCCTGATCCTGCCCCGCAGTCTGGCCGGCTGGGCGCACCACCATTACGCGCTGACCCTGCGCGGGCGGGACGCGCTGAATGCCATCACGGGCATGCACCAGTCCTTCCGCGCCAGGCACGGACAGGCGGGCCTGACCTTCATGCGGGCGCTGGGCGAGGACCTGTCGCCAGCCGAGTACGCCATCCGGACCGACGTGGCCCTGCACGACCTGGAACCACTGATTCAGGATTTCCTGGCGGGCGGCCTGATCCGCGAACACTGACACCTGAGTGGCAATCGGGTCTCCGCCTGGGGTAGCCAGCGGAGGCCCGCGCTTCTATTTGGGGTCTGAGAAGGTGGTCGGTCTCAGACGTATCGAACAGCGTGAAGAGATGAGTGCCCCGCTCAGCCACCACTGAACTTCATGGCATGTAGGTCCGGCTGGATCAGGCAGCGCCGTCCGCTCTGTCAAATTGAGCCCTATCAATTCAGGGACTTAGGCGCTCTGGCGCACGCCGCGCACCGCGCCGTCCAGCAGGGCGGCCAGCCGCGCGCGCGTGAAGGGCCGTTTGCCTTCCAGCAGCGTGCTGTCCCCGGCGTGCAGGTGCCAGTGCTTGCTGCCGCCCATCAGGCGCAGCGAGACCCCTTTCAGGTCCACGTGCCGGGGGCTGACGGCGGCCACCAGCAGGGGCTGCCCGGCCGCGGTCAGGCTGACGCTCATGACGGTGGTGGGCAGGTCATAGGGCCGCTCCATGCGGTAGATGTAGTCGGGGAAGTCCGCGACCTTCTCGAAGCCTAGGCCGCGGGCGGCCGCCTCGGCCTCCAGCCAGCCGAGAAGCTCCACCCACTGCGCGTACAACGCCGAGTCGTGTGCATGTGACATGTGACACAAGCATACTGCACGGCAGCGGGAGGCGTGGACCGCTGCCACGCCTCCCGCTGGTCAGCGCCTCAGTTCAGCAGCAGAATCCGTCCACCCGCCGCGTCCAGAGTCACGTGCCCGCCCCGGAACACCTCGCCGGTCACGGCGTCACGCCACTCGCCGTCCGGCAGGGAGAGACTCACCTCATGGCGCTCGGCGCGGCGGCTGGCGATCACGGCGGCCCGCTCGACCAGACCGCCTTCCTGGGTGTACTCGCGCAGGAACGCCACGGCGTCCTCCTCGGCGTGCACGAACCGCAGCCCGCCACGGTGCAGGGCGCGCGTGGCGCGGCGCACCCCGATCAGGGCCTTCATGCGCCCGCGCAGGGCCGTGTCCCACTGCGACTCGTCCCAGGGCATGGCCTCGCGGCACCAGGGCATCGCGCCGTCGCGGGACTGCGTGACGCCCACCTCACTGCCGTAGTACGTGCAGGGCACCCCGGCGTACCCCATCAGCAGGGTCACGCCCGCCAGGAACTGCGTGCGGTCATTGCCAACCCGGTACAGCGCCCGGGCGATGTCGTGCGATTCGAGCACGTTGAACATGCTCAGCGCCACCTGCGGCGGCAGCGCGTGGTAGGCGTCCCAGAGGATCTCCACGAGTTCCTCGCCGTCCATGGCGCTGGGCTCGAACGTCATGTTCGCGCGGGCCAGCCACTGCATGACGGGCAGGCCGAACCCGTGATAGTTCATGCTGCCGTCCTCGCCCTGGCCGTCCAGCGCGTGTTCCGGGTCGTAGAAGCGCTCGCCGAATACGTAGGCGTCCTCCCGCTCCTCGCGCGCGGCGCGTTTCAGCGTGCGGTGAAGCGGGAGGTTGTCCTCGTCGGTGCCGCCCGTGCCGATCATGTGCGCCACGTCCAGCCGCCAGCCCGCCGCACCCCGGCGCAGCCAGTGCCGCACGACGCTCTCCTCACCACTGAAGAATTCCTGCACGGCCGTCTCATTGCGGTAGTCGATCTTCGGGAGGGTGGGAACGTCGAAGAACGCGTGGTACGGCAGTTTGCCCGGTTCGTCCCGCCACGTGAACATGGCCCGCTCGGGGGACAGTTCGTCGTCCACGGCCGCGCGGAACAGCGCGTTCTCGTTTCCGACGTGGTTGAACACGCCGTCCAGCACGATGCGGATCCCCGCTCCGGCCGCCTCGCGCGCCAGTTCATCCCAGGCCTCGTCCCCGCCCAGGTGAGGGTCCACGTGCCGGTAATCGGTGATGTCGTAGCGGTGGTTGCTGGGCGACACAAAGATCGGGGTGAGCCACAGCCCCGTGATGCCCAGGTCCTGCAGGTACGGCAGCGCCTGCGTGATGCCGTTCAGGTCCCCGCCGTAGTGCCCGTGAATGTCGCCCCACGAGTCGATCGGGGTGTTCCACTCGACATGTTCGACGACGCGCTCGCCGTACACGTACTGGCCGGTCTGCACGTCGTTCGTGGGGTCGCCGTTGCGGAAGCGGTCCGGGAAGATCTGGTAGAACACACTCTCCCAGGCCCACTCGGGCGCCGTGTGCCCGGTCAGGTACGTGAACCACGAGCGGAAGCCGCGCCGGGTGCGGTGCAGGCCCAGGCCGGTCAGGTTCAGGTGGTCGTTCAGGAAGTTCAGCTGCCAGGCGTACCGCACGCGGCCCTCGTGTGCGGGCAGGTCCGCCTCGAACCAGCGGCCCGGCTCGTCACCGATCGGCCCGATCTCGCGGGCGGGCACGGACTCGATCTCGCCGACCCGGACGAACTTCAGGCTGACGCCGGTCACGGGCAGCGTCGTGCGGACCCGCACCCGCACAGAGGCGCCTATGGGCGCGCCGAGGCGCTCGGTGTACGCGGGCGTGTGGTCATGTTGGGTGGACAGCAGGGGAAAGATACTCATGGAAGGGGCCTCCGGCAAGGATGGGACAGCAAGAAGGGCGGGCACGACCTCTGCCCGCAGGATCTGCGGAAAGAGGTCGTGCCCGCGAGGGGGCAAGCGTTGCCTGTGAACTTTAAGCCTCAGTCTGGGACAGACGCCCCGCCCCGGTCAAGGGGGCCGGGGAGCAGCCGGTCAGACAGGTGCGCGCGTCAGGCGAGGGTCCGTTCGTAAGCTGCGAGGTACTGCGGCACGATCACCGACGGGTGGAACTGCTCGACCGCCGCGCGCCGCGCTGCCTGCCCCAGGTTCAGGTACAGTTCGCGGTTGCGCAGCACCTGCAGGGCCCGGTCGGCCATCAGGTCCACGTCGCCCACATCCGCCAGGAAACCCGTCACGCCGTCCTGCACAACCTCCGGGATGCCCCCGGCGCGCGAGGCCACCACCGGCACCTCGCAGCTCATGGCCTCCAGCGCGGCCAGCCCGAAACTCTCCTGCTGACTGGGCAGCAGGAACAGGTCGCTGATGCCCAGCACCGTCTCCACGTCCGGGAACGAGCCCAGGAAGTGCGTGCGGCCGATCACGCCGAGCGACTGCGCCAGTTCCATCGCCTTGGCGCGCTCCGGGCCGTCCCCGATCATCAGCAGCCGCGCCGGGATCTCGGACGCCACGCGCGCGAAGACCTCCACCACGTCCGCCGCGCGCTTCACCGGGCGGAAGTTGCTGACGTGCACGAGCAGCGCCTCGTCCGGATGCGCGAAGCGGGCGCGCACCGCCGGATCGGTCACGCGCACGAAGCGGTCACTGTCCACGAAGTTGTGGATCACCTCGATCTCGCGCTCCACCCCGAACACCTCCAGCGTGTGCGCCGCGAGGTAATGCGACACCGCCGTCACGTGATCGCTGCGCTCGATGGCGTGCCGGGTCGTCGAGCGGAAGGCGGGTTCGAGGCCCACCAGCGTCACGTCGGTGCCGTGCAGGGTCGTGATCACCCGCGAGCGGCCCGTGATCGCCTTGGCGTGAATGGCGGCCGTGGCGTGCGGAATGGCGTAGTGGGCGTGCGAGAGTTCCACCCCGTACTCCTGGATTACTTCCGTCAGGGTGTTCGCCGCGGCCAGTTCCGGGTACGGCTGGTCGAACAGGGCGTACGCGTACCCGCCCACCTGATGAAAGTACGGCCCGCTCACGCAGCGCTGCCCGGTCAGGCGGAACGGCTGCGCCGCGCCCACGAAATGCACCTCGTGTCCGGCGCGGGCCACCTGCAACCCCAGTTCGGTGGCGACCACCCCCGAGCCGCCCGCACTGGCGTGACACAACACCGCCACCTTCACGGGCGACGTCCGGCGGATTCAGAGGCAGACACACAAGCTGACGAATTCATGAGTGCCAACTATACGGGCTGCCTGTCAGCCCGATGGTTGCCCGCCTCCCCATCGCGGTCCAGCCGTCCGTGCGCCCCGCAGCGCGGGCCCCGGCGCACACTGATCCGGTGTGGCGGGGCCCGCTGCTGAGGTGGCGAAGCCGGGATCAGACCGAGATCGTGCCCGCCAGACTCTTGAGCTTGAAGCGCGCCATCGCCAGGTTGGCGCGGTCCTTGGAGAGCACCAGGTACAGGAACATCGACAGCTGCGGCATCACGTAGATGATGTGGTACTGCGACTCCAGGGTGATCAGGATGTCCTCGATCTGCCCCTTGATCCCGAGGCTCTCCATGGTGCGCAGCTTGGCGCGCACGACCTCGGTGTTCCCGGCGGCCGCCAGTTCCAGGTTCATGCCGCCGCCGGCGGTGCCCAGCGCCATGCCGCTGCTGTAGTCCACCAGCGCGGCGGCCAGCGCGCCGTCGATCCCCATGGCCGAATCGAGAATGTCCTTGACGTTGCTCATAGTGGTGTCCTCCGGTGAGCGGGGGGTGGGTGATGGGCCGGCCGCACCCGGCGCGGGCGGGTCGGGCGAGGCCACATCGGCGCTGTGGGTGGCGTAGGGTTCGAGCCAGCGTTTGAAGAACATCGCGTCCTCCAGGAGTGGGGTGTCGGGGGCCGCAGCGGCCGGAGTTTCATCCAGGCGTTTCATCGCTTCCATGAGCAGGGTGGTCAGGGACGACCGGATCACGCGCCGCTGGTTGTGGTACGAGCGCTCCAGGCTCAGGCGCGGGTGCGGCAGGCCCAGCAGGATCAGCGCGCCCTCCTCGCCCGTGCGCCCCCCGGCGTGCTCGTAGGCGTCCACCACGTCGCCGCCGCGCAGGTGTAGTCGGCCCCAGTTGCCGGCGTCTTGCACCTTCACGGCCAGCGTGCGGCTCTCCCAGTGCAGGATCTGGAGCAGGTTGGGCAGGGTGACGCCCCGGATCGCCCCGAAGCTGAGCTGGGTGACCTCCTGCTCGATGCTGTCGTGCAGCGCCTTGAGGTTCGGGGCGGCGAGGGTCGTCATGACCCCGAAACGCTCGCCCAGGCTGGTCAGGTCCTGCCCGGCCTCGACGCTGAACGCCAGCAGTGCGGTCTGGGGCCAGTGGCGCTTGGCGTGCTCGACCAGGGCGTCGCAGGGCGTGCGGCCCGGCGCGATCTGCAACACGACCAGATCGGGCGCCGGACCGCCCAGCCCGGTGGCCTCCTCCTGCGAGCGGACGTCGGTCACGGCGCAGCCGCGCAGGAAGGGGCTGCGCTCCTGAAGGTACTGCCCCAGCGGCGGCAGGGTGTCGGACAGGAACAGCAGGCGGGGCGGGGCCGCCGGCGCTCTGGACACCTGCTCGCTGTCCGCGCCGATGAACTGCTGCAGTCGCTCCGCCATGCCTGACGCTAGCCTGCCGGCCCTGCCCGGGGGCTTACAGGCGGGGCCCTGCCCCGCTCCTTCACACTTCCGGGCGGCAGGAGAAAAAGTTCGCCTCAGCGGTCACCGGCGCTTGCATCCGGCCCGCGCCGGGCGTACGATCAACGAATCCAAATCCCGCGCGCAGAGGAGCGGAGGACCGGGCGGCCGGGTGTTCTTCGGGCCGGTCGGTGCCGTCCTGTACGGGTCTCATGAGAGAACCTCGGGGCCCCGTCCGCCCCGGACGTCCGCCGAGGACCGGTCTTCATGTCGCTGCTCGGCGGGACCCCGGCGGCCCTCAGCGGTCCTCGACCCGCAGCTCCCCCCCGGCCGGAGGGCTGAAGCGCTCCCGCAGGAAGCGGCCCTGCGTGAGCAGCCGGTCGGCGGCGGCGTGGTCGCGGCGCAGCACCTCGGTGACGCCACCCTCGATCAGAGACAGTTGCTCAAGCAGCAGGGTCTCGGGCGGCTGCCCCTGCCGGTCCAGCTGCGCGCGGGCCGCCGGGGTCAGGTGCAGGTAGGCGCTGACCGTGTCCGGCAGGTACTGGTCGCGGGTCTGCTGGAGCAGGAAGGTGCTGCGGGCGTCTCCCGGCGTCTCCCGCAGGGCGTCGTGCAGGCTGCACAGCAGCGCCCAGGCGCGCGTCCGGGCCGGTTCGGGCAGGCGCAGCAGGTCGTCCGGCAGGGTGCGCGCCGGCGCGGGAGCCTCGGCGGGCGTGACGTCCGCGGCGGGCGCGCGGCGGGTCGCCAGCAGGATCAGCGCGGCGGCCAGGGCCAGGATCAGCAGGGGCGTCACGGCTTGGTCGCGGTGGAACGGCCGGTCAGGTTCCCGACGTCCAGCAGGAAGTTGCCGCTGCTGGGCAGCATGACGGTCTGGATGCCGGGCGAGAGTTTCTCCGCGACGGTCAGCTGGATCAGCTGCGGGTTCTCGCGCAGGGCCCGGCCGCGCAGGGACAGCGCCTCGGCCTCGCCGCGCGCCTTGGCGATGGAGGCCTTCGCGGCGCCCTCGGCCTCCACGACCTGACGCTGCGCGGCGATGTTCGCCTGCTGCAGCTTGTTGCGTTCCACCGCCACCTGCTGCTCGGCCGTCTGCTTCTGCTCGATGGCCTTGGCGACGCTGTCCGGGATGCGCAGTTCACGCAGCAGCACGCTGTCCAGCGTGAGGTTGTTCTGCTCGAACACCTGCCGCAGCGCCGCCGTGATGCTCGCCTCGACCTGCTGACGCTGCGTGCTGATGATGTCGGCCGCGCTGAACTGCCCGATCGCGTCACGCACCTTGCTGCGCACCTGCGGTCGGATCACGGTGCGCACGTAGTCGCGTCCCAGCTCCTTGTGCAGCTGCGCGGCCTTGGCGCGGTCCACGCGGAACTGCACGGTCACGTCCGCCGTGATCTCCAGGCCCTCCTTGCTGCGCGCGCGGATGGCGCCCTCGTCCCCGTCCTGGATGTTGTGCGCCAGCGTGACCTCCTGCAGCCGCGCGTCGTACAGCGTCACGTGATCCACGAACGGCACCAGGAAGTGCACGCCCTCCTGGAGCGGCTGGCCCTTCACGCCGGTCAGGGCACTGAAGGCCACGCCCACGTACCCGGCCGGGACGACCTTCACGCTCTGCGCGACCAGCACCCCCGCAATCAGCAGACCCCCGATCAGCAGGGCTGCGCGGCGGTTCGGTCGGACGGACAGGGGCACGCTGCGGGTCTTCGGTTCGGTCATGCCTGTGGTACGCGGCCTGCTCTCACAGCGTTCCCATGAACGGGCGGAAGCCCACGGGAGGTCGCAGCCCACCCGTTCAGGCTTCCGGCGTCTCCCCGTCCACGTACACCCAGCGGCCGTCCAGCTGCTCGAACCGGCTGCGTTCCCGCAGCGCGTACCGCTCGCCGTCCGGCAGGCGAAGCTGCGCGGTGAACGTCACCTCCGCCCCCTGCGCCTCATGAACGCGCAGACCCACGTACCGCGTGCCGTCCCGCAGGTCCAGCGTGGCCGGGCGGGTGTCCGGGTGCCAGGTGCGCTGAACGTACCCGCTGTCGCCCAGCGCGTACGCCGCGTACCGCGACCGCATCAACGCTTCCGGCGTGGGCGCGGCCGCCCCGGCGTGCAGCGGCCCGCAGCAGTGCGCGTAACTGCGCCCGGACCCACACGGGCAGGACTTGAACGGAGGGTAGGCGAGGGCCATGCGCGCAGGCTAGAGCATTTCCGCGCGCCGCGCCTCCAACCGCGACCAGGCCAGCGCAGGCCATAATGACCGCAATGAGTGCCCCCGAAGTCATCACCTCCCTGCAGAACGCGCACGTCAAGCGACTCGTGCGCCTGCGGGCGCGCCGCGAACGCGAACAGGACCACGTGATCCTCATTGAGGGCGCCCGCGAGATCGCCCGCGCCGTCAGCAGCGGCGTTCCCCTGAGCGCGCTGTACACGTCGCCCGACCTTCACAGTCCCGAAGCGCGCGACCTGGCCCCCACCCTGCGCGCCCCCACCCACGAGCTGTCCCGCGCCGCCTTCGAGAAGGTCAGTGGCCGCGAGAACCCGGACGGCCTGATCGCACTGGCCCCTACCCCTCACGTGACCCTGCCCGAACCCGCCGGGCAGGCCGTGACCGTGCTCCTGCACGGCCTGGAAAAACCAGGGAATGTCGGCGCGATCCTGCGCAGCGCGGACGCGGCTGGAGCGGACAGCGTGATCGTGCTG
This genomic interval carries:
- a CDS encoding cold-shock protein; translated protein: MAQGRVKWFNVEKGYGFIEHPGNPDVFVHYSAIQSGGFRKLNEGDEVEFEVEAGQGSKGPQAKNVMVTNAAPAPMAARGGSRW
- a CDS encoding gamma carbonic anhydrase family protein, whose protein sequence is MPLYALDGHHPDIHPTAFIAPSADLIGQVTVSASASVWFGAVLRGDLEPITVGPGCNVQDGAVLHTDAGWPCILEDHVTVGHRAIVHGATCGPGSLVGMGAVMLSGSSLGAGAVLGAGAVLPEGSHVPDGMLAVGVPARVVRPAPSGGNAQRYVLNAQRYRAGLQALPDAGGLRPAEPSEECAI
- a CDS encoding NADH-quinone oxidoreductase subunit 15; protein product: MSHAHDSALYAQWVELLGWLEAEAAARGLGFEKVADFPDYIYRMERPYDLPTTVMSVSLTAAGQPLLVAAVSPRHVDLKGVSLRLMGGSKHWHLHAGDSTLLEGKRPFTRARLAALLDGAVRGVRQSA
- a CDS encoding alpha-amylase family glycosyl hydrolase, producing the protein MSIFPLLSTQHDHTPAYTERLGAPIGASVRVRVRTTLPVTGVSLKFVRVGEIESVPAREIGPIGDEPGRWFEADLPAHEGRVRYAWQLNFLNDHLNLTGLGLHRTRRGFRSWFTYLTGHTAPEWAWESVFYQIFPDRFRNGDPTNDVQTGQYVYGERVVEHVEWNTPIDSWGDIHGHYGGDLNGITQALPYLQDLGITGLWLTPIFVSPSNHRYDITDYRHVDPHLGGDEAWDELAREAAGAGIRIVLDGVFNHVGNENALFRAAVDDELSPERAMFTWRDEPGKLPYHAFFDVPTLPKIDYRNETAVQEFFSGEESVVRHWLRRGAAGWRLDVAHMIGTGGTDEDNLPLHRTLKRAAREEREDAYVFGERFYDPEHALDGQGEDGSMNYHGFGLPVMQWLARANMTFEPSAMDGEELVEILWDAYHALPPQVALSMFNVLESHDIARALYRVGNDRTQFLAGVTLLMGYAGVPCTYYGSEVGVTQSRDGAMPWCREAMPWDESQWDTALRGRMKALIGVRRATRALHRGGLRFVHAEEDAVAFLREYTQEGGLVERAAVIASRRAERHEVSLSLPDGEWRDAVTGEVFRGGHVTLDAAGGRILLLN
- the bshA gene encoding N-acetyl-alpha-D-glucosaminyl L-malate synthase BshA — encoded protein: MKVAVLCHASAGGSGVVATELGLQVARAGHEVHFVGAAQPFRLTGQRCVSGPYFHQVGGYAYALFDQPYPELAAANTLTEVIQEYGVELSHAHYAIPHATAAIHAKAITGRSRVITTLHGTDVTLVGLEPAFRSTTRHAIERSDHVTAVSHYLAAHTLEVFGVEREIEVIHNFVDSDRFVRVTDPAVRARFAHPDEALLVHVSNFRPVKRAADVVEVFARVASEIPARLLMIGDGPERAKAMELAQSLGVIGRTHFLGSFPDVETVLGISDLFLLPSQQESFGLAALEAMSCEVPVVASRAGGIPEVVQDGVTGFLADVGDVDLMADRALQVLRNRELYLNLGQAARRAAVEQFHPSVIVPQYLAAYERTLA
- a CDS encoding DUF4388 domain-containing protein — translated: MAERLQQFIGADSEQVSRAPAAPPRLLFLSDTLPPLGQYLQERSPFLRGCAVTDVRSQEEATGLGGPAPDLVVLQIAPGRTPCDALVEHAKRHWPQTALLAFSVEAGQDLTSLGERFGVMTTLAAPNLKALHDSIEQEVTQLSFGAIRGVTLPNLLQILHWESRTLAVKVQDAGNWGRLHLRGGDVVDAYEHAGGRTGEEGALILLGLPHPRLSLERSYHNQRRVIRSSLTTLLMEAMKRLDETPAAAAPDTPLLEDAMFFKRWLEPYATHSADVASPDPPAPGAAGPSPTPRSPEDTTMSNVKDILDSAMGIDGALAAALVDYSSGMALGTAGGGMNLELAAAGNTEVVRAKLRTMESLGIKGQIEDILITLESQYHIIYVMPQLSMFLYLVLSKDRANLAMARFKLKSLAGTISV
- a CDS encoding prohibitin family protein encodes the protein MTEPKTRSVPLSVRPNRRAALLIGGLLIAGVLVAQSVKVVPAGYVGVAFSALTGVKGQPLQEGVHFLVPFVDHVTLYDARLQEVTLAHNIQDGDEGAIRARSKEGLEITADVTVQFRVDRAKAAQLHKELGRDYVRTVIRPQVRSKVRDAIGQFSAADIISTQRQQVEASITAALRQVFEQNNLTLDSVLLRELRIPDSVAKAIEQKQTAEQQVAVERNKLQQANIAAQRQVVEAEGAAKASIAKARGEAEALSLRGRALRENPQLIQLTVAEKLSPGIQTVMLPSSGNFLLDVGNLTGRSTATKP
- a CDS encoding YchJ family protein — protein: MALAYPPFKSCPCGSGRSYAHCCGPLHAGAAAPTPEALMRSRYAAYALGDSGYVQRTWHPDTRPATLDLRDGTRYVGLRVHEAQGAEVTFTAQLRLPDGERYALRERSRFEQLDGRWVYVDGETPEA
- a CDS encoding TrmH family RNA methyltransferase, coding for MSAPEVITSLQNAHVKRLVRLRARREREQDHVILIEGAREIARAVSSGVPLSALYTSPDLHSPEARDLAPTLRAPTHELSRAAFEKVSGRENPDGLIALAPTPHVTLPEPAGQAVTVLLHGLEKPGNVGAILRSADAAGADSVIVLGRGADPYGPNVIRSSQGSVFTLPVAVMTEDEAQAWLSERHFTTVACTPDADRTYWDAPLTGRVALLLGTEHEGLPEHWRRTDHSVSIPMNASRGADSLNVATAAALMLYECARQRRAQGAG